Sequence from the Candidatus Phytoplasma solani genome:
ATATAAAATAAATTTTTGAAAGGTTTGAAAATGAATTCTTATATTGAAATCTGGAATTTAATTTTAAAAGATTTATCTAAAATTTATAGCGATGAAGTTTTTAAAGAAACATTTTCTAATATTAATAAAATTTATAATAAAGAAGAAAAAATAATTATTTTAGTAGAAACAGAATTTATTAAAAATAAAATTTATAAAATGTATTTTAAAAAAATTCAAGAATTAATTAAAATTAAAATAAAAAAACATTTAGAAATCGAATTTGTTTCTAAAGAAAAAAATGAAAAAATAGATTTTAAAAATATTAATAATGAAAACATTAAAATTGAAGAAAAAAAAATAAATTTTAATAAATATAATTCTGGCAATATTAATTCTAAATATCATTTAGATAATTTTGTTGTTGGTAAAAGTAACAAATTTGCCTTCAAAATAGCTAAAAAAATAATAGAAGAAGAAAAAGTTACAATTAATCCTTTTTATATCTTTGGTAAAACTGGTATCGGTAAAACACATCTTATCCAAGGAATTGGTAATTATATAATAGAAAAGAAAAATAAAAAAGTTTTATATGTCAAAGCTGATGGCTTTATTGAAGAATTTACTAATCAATTACGAAAAGCCAAAATGGAAGATTTTAATGAAAAATATCGTGATATTGATGTTTTATTAGTTGATGATATTCAAATTATGGCAGGAGCCACCAGAACTCAAATGGAATTTTTTAAACTTTTTGATTATCTTTATTTAAATCAAAAACAAATTATTATTACAAGTGATAAAGCAGCTTCAGAACTAAAAAATATTATGTCTAGATTAACTTCTCGATTTGAATCTGGTTTAATGGTTGATATTCAAAGTCCTGATTTTGCCCACCGGATTAATATTTTAAAAAAGAAAGTATTAGAATTTCAAAATAACGACCCTTTAAAAATTAAAAAAGAAATTTTAGAATTAATTGCTTTTTCTTTTGTTAATAATATCAGAGAGATGGAAGGGGCTTTATTAAGACTTTTAAATTATGCTCAAACATTTGGATATCAAATCGATTTGAAAGTTGCCAATGAGGCTTTAGACCCTTTAATTAAAAGTAAAAAAAATATTTCTTACGATGAAGATGTTTTAGAAAAAATTAAATTAACAGTTAGTAAATTTTTTAACATCAGCGTTCGTGACTTAATGGGAAAAAAAAAACAACATAAATATACTTTACCAAGGCATGTTGCTATATATTTAATCAAAGAATTAAAAGGAATTCCTTATAATATTGTTGGTAGTTTTTTTAAAAGAAATCATTCAGCCGTTTTTAAAGCTTATCAAAAAATTAAAAAAAATTATGAAACTGATTGTAAATTGAAAAATTCAATTGATCTTATTTTAAAAAAAATTAACTCTTAAAAATTAATTAAAAAAACAAAATAAGAAGGAAAAAAATATGTATTTAGAAATTAATAAAGATATATTGTTGCAACAACTTTTAAAAATACAAAAAATTTTGCCCCAAAAAAGTTTTTTCCCTATTTTTAATGCTTTAAAAATTACAACTCAAAAAAATACTTTAATTTTAGAAGTTAATAATGGTAATATTGCGGTTAAAATAGCAATTCAAGATCAAAGTTTAAAAATTAAAAAAGAAGGTCAAATTGCTTGTTTAGGAAAATATTTTATCGAAATAATTAAAAAAATTAATGACCCTTTAGTTGAAATTACCGTTACGGAAAATAATTTTTTAGTAATTCAAACTAGTTTTTGTGAATATAAATTAAAATTGATGGATGTTTTAGACTTTTTGCTTCTTGAATTCAGTTTTCAAGAGACAGATTTTTTTGAGATTGAAGTTTCTAATTTTAAAAAAATGCTTAAAGAAGTTAATTTTGCCAGTTCTAAGAGTGAAAAAAGACCTATTTTGATGAGTTCCAATTTAATTTATGAAAAAAACATTTTGCAAGCGTTAGCCACTGATTCTTTTAGAATGAGTCGTAAAAATATTGAATTAAATGTTTCTTATCGTAATTTTGATATAGTTATTCCAAATAAAAGTTTGGAAGAATTGATTAAAATCTTAGATTATTATGAAGATAAAACATTAAAATTTTATTCAGATAATAGAAAAATCTTTTTAGAAATTGATGATTTATGGTTTCAAACTACTCTTTTAGAAGGTGATTATCCTAAAATACAAGCTGTTAATTTGCAATCTTTTCCTTTTATCATTCATTTGAATAAAGAAGATTTAACTAAAGCCTTAGAAAGAATTTCTTTATTTTTTTTCAAAGAAGAAACTAATAATGTGATTTTATTTCATTTAACAGAAGAAAAAATAATTGAAATTTCAATTTCAAACGAAAATTTAGGTACAGCTTTAGAAAAAATTGTCCCTTTGAAAGAAAATACTAAAAATTTTTCAATCGCTTTTAATGCTAAATATTTAGAAGATATTTTAAAAGTTTTAACTGCACGAGAAATTGTTTTTTACTTTGAAACCCCTTTAAAACCTTTTATCGTAACTACTTTAGGAAAAGAAGCTTCTACTCATTTGATTTTACCTATTCCAAAAGACAATTATTAATTAATTTTTAAATAATAAAAAAAACCAACTTTTAAAAAAGTTAGTTTTTTTTTATTATAAAGTAGAATTTATTTTTTTTGTAATAATTTAAAAATAAAATTACTAATAAAAATGATGATTAAATAAATCGAACAAACTATAATATAAGGAGTCCAAATATCTGGATCTTTTGTAATGTTACTTTGAGCAGTTAAAAAAAGACTTGATAAACCGATAATTTGGAATAAAGAAGTATCTTTGATATTAGTAATTAGTTGTTGACCGACTGCAGGGAAAGTTCTTTTAATTCCCACCGGACCAAAAAACGAAATCACCTAAAAACAAAAAATAAATCCACAAAAAAACAAGCTAAATTGTTTATTAAATTAAAATAAACAGTTTAGCTTTTTTTTGTTTTCTAAACTGCGAAAAGGAGAAAAAAATAATGAAAAATCAAATTGAAGAATTAGAAAAAAATTTGCAAATCCTTACAGCCAAGGAGCGCGAAAACATAAATTATTCGAAAAAATTCGCACGTTGGGTGGAAGAATATAAATTCGAGGCACAAAAAGTCAAAATCAAGGCAAAAACAATAAAAACTAAAATAGAAGCATTAAAAAACCAATTAAACCAAGAATAAATAAAAATATCCAAAAAAGGGGAAACAAAAAAATGAAAAAAATAATATTGAAAATAAAATTAGTAGTTTTAAAGGATTTAAATATAAATTAGGTAAAGATTTTTACGAGGTAATACAATATTATTTTGAAACTGATTCTATTTTTTGTATTGAAAGACGTCTTAAAAATGTAGAAACTCTTTTGAAAAAAACTGTTTATGATTTTGATACAAAAAATATTGATTATATAAGTGAATTTGATAGAAAAACTGAAAGTCTAATTAAAGAAACTTTTTATAATTTGTATACAAAAACTATTTGGTTTATAAAGGAATATGACAAAATAACACATAAATTAATTAAAAAAACTTATTATCAAGATGACGGTAAAACTGTTAATTTGGTAAGAGAATATGATAAAAACACAGGTGAATTAAAAGAAAAATGGAAATCTATGGAGTTTGAAAAACCTGTTATTATAAATTATAATTATTTAAAAAATTACAAGATAATAAAAAATAATACATTTCATCTATCCTTTTAAAAGGATAGATGAAACAAAAAAAGAAAAGGAATATTTAAAAATGAATAATTCTATACTTGATTATTCAGAATCTTTTTAAAAAAACCATTAAACAAAAATAGGAGAAAATAAAAAAAATGAAAAATGAAATTAAATTAGTTAAAAGAAACGGTTGGCCAATTATTGAAGAATACAATCAAGAAACAAACAAACTAGTTAAAGAAACAGCATTTAACAACGATAATAAAGCAATTTGGTTTATTCGTGAATACGAACAATATAAAAACACAGGTAAAGAAATCAAAGAAATTAATTACGGATGTGGTGGCGGAAAAAATGTTCGTGATATAAGCGAATATGATAAAAACACTAGCGAATTAACGAAACAAACATTTTTACAATCCGACGGGACAATTGATTGTATGTATGAATTCAAACAAACCGCTCGCAAACTAGCTATTAAAGAAACTTATTTTCACAACAACGGTCAAATTAAAGAAGTAAAACATATAAATAAAACATGTTAAATAGCGATAACAAATTAAATGAAAAATGAAATTAAAGAAGTAGAAAAAACATTTCAACTTTTCAAAGAAGAGGCACAATATTACACAACCAAGGCAAAAGAATACATAGCCAAGATACAAGCAAAAACAGCAATGACACAAGAAGAAACAGTTGAGGCACAATATTTCACAGCTAAGGCGCTAATATACTTTAACCAATTAAAAAAACTAGGCGATGAATTAGAACAATTAAAAGCTGAATCCAAGAATAAATAAAAATATCCAAAAAAGGGGAAACAAACAATGAAAACAAATATTGAAAACGAAATTAAAGAATTAAAAAAAGAATTTCAATTATCCAACAAAGAGATACGCGAAAGCATAACTAAAGCGAAATCATGTATGTATTGGGCGCAAGAATACACAGCTAGGGCAGAAGAAGAAGACTTAACCAACATAAAAGAAGCAGAAGAAAACGCAACTTGGGGACAAGCGCATTTAAAAGTGGCAAGAATGTTAGTAAATAAGACGCAAGAATTAAAAGCAAAAATAGAAAAACTAAAAAATGAATTAAACCAAATTCATTGTCAAAAAATAATTGAAAAATTAGAAATTAAAAATATTTCACAAGTTTATGACTGGGTTAGAAAGTATAATAGCGACCCTGAAGGAGAATTAGACAACTTAAAACCTAAAAAAAAGGCCATATCACAAGAAGATGAGGACTTATTACAAGCTTTAACGAAAGAAACGACAAAACTATTCAAAAACCGCCTTGAAAAACGCGATTTTTACTTAAAAATCATTCAAAAATACTCTCAATCTTTGTCTCTTAATCAAATATTAAAAAAACTACAAATACATAAAAGCACTTATTATCGGTGGCTTTTGCAAAATAAAAAATTCGCCACTAATCAACCCTTAGAAAAAGCCATTTATAAAATGTGTTATCAATACGCTTTTGTGGCAAACCATATCCCTATTATGAGATTAGGATACCGTCGTATTTGGTTTAAAATGAAAAAAGCAGGCTTTAAAGTATCACGCTTAACAGTTTTAAAAATTATGAATAAATTAAACTTGTTATCACGGATGCAAAAAACCAAGTCAAAACATTTTCAAGTCAAAGCCGAACAAAGAAAAATCACATTTCAAAATAAATTAAATAATAATTTTTACGCCTCAAAACCTTTACAAAAGATTTGTACTGACATTACTTATATTATTATGCCAAACGGCGCTA
This genomic interval carries:
- the dnaA gene encoding chromosomal replication initiator protein DnaA; translated protein: MNSYIEIWNLILKDLSKIYSDEVFKETFSNINKIYNKEEKIIILVETEFIKNKIYKMYFKKIQELIKIKIKKHLEIEFVSKEKNEKIDFKNINNENIKIEEKKINFNKYNSGNINSKYHLDNFVVGKSNKFAFKIAKKIIEEEKVTINPFYIFGKTGIGKTHLIQGIGNYIIEKKNKKVLYVKADGFIEEFTNQLRKAKMEDFNEKYRDIDVLLVDDIQIMAGATRTQMEFFKLFDYLYLNQKQIIITSDKAASELKNIMSRLTSRFESGLMVDIQSPDFAHRINILKKKVLEFQNNDPLKIKKEILELIAFSFVNNIREMEGALLRLLNYAQTFGYQIDLKVANEALDPLIKSKKNISYDEDVLEKIKLTVSKFFNISVRDLMGKKKQHKYTLPRHVAIYLIKELKGIPYNIVGSFFKRNHSAVFKAYQKIKKNYETDCKLKNSIDLILKKINS
- the dnaN gene encoding DNA polymerase III subunit beta; translated protein: MYLEINKDILLQQLLKIQKILPQKSFFPIFNALKITTQKNTLILEVNNGNIAVKIAIQDQSLKIKKEGQIACLGKYFIEIIKKINDPLVEITVTENNFLVIQTSFCEYKLKLMDVLDFLLLEFSFQETDFFEIEVSNFKKMLKEVNFASSKSEKRPILMSSNLIYEKNILQALATDSFRMSRKNIELNVSYRNFDIVIPNKSLEELIKILDYYEDKTLKFYSDNRKIFLEIDDLWFQTTLLEGDYPKIQAVNLQSFPFIIHLNKEDLTKALERISLFFFKEETNNVILFHLTEEKIIEISISNENLGTALEKIVPLKENTKNFSIAFNAKYLEDILKVLTAREIVFYFETPLKPFIVTTLGKEASTHLILPIPKDNY
- a CDS encoding DUF2963 domain-containing protein; its protein translation is MERRLKNVETLLKKTVYDFDTKNIDYISEFDRKTESLIKETFYNLYTKTIWFIKEYDKITHKLIKKTYYQDDGKTVNLVREYDKNTGELKEKWKSMEFEKPVIINYNYLKNYKIIKNNTFHLSF
- a CDS encoding DUF2963 domain-containing protein, coding for MKNEIKLVKRNGWPIIEEYNQETNKLVKETAFNNDNKAIWFIREYEQYKNTGKEIKEINYGCGGGKNVRDISEYDKNTSELTKQTFLQSDGTIDCMYEFKQTARKLAIKETYFHNNGQIKEVKHINKTC
- a CDS encoding IS3 family transposase — protein: MKTNIENEIKELKKEFQLSNKEIRESITKAKSCMYWAQEYTARAEEEDLTNIKEAEENATWGQAHLKVARMLVNKTQELKAKIEKLKNELNQIHCQKIIEKLEIKNISQVYDWVRKYNSDPEGELDNLKPKKKAISQEDEDLLQALTKETTKLFKNRLEKRDFYLKIIQKYSQSLSLNQILKKLQIHKSTYYRWLLQNKKFATNQPLEKAIYKMCYQYAFVANHIPIMRLGYRRIWFKMKKAGFKVSRLTVLKIMNKLNLLSRMQKTKSKHFQVKAEQRKITFQNKLNNNFYASKPLQKICTDITYIIMPNGAKVYLSAILDLHTREIISFNLSQKQDINFVMQTLSKIPFSNGCIHHSDQGTVYTSKEYMTAVKDKGMIASFSKKGTPSNNACIEAFWSNFKRETINLIRKKDLSFDKVKEIITSYIHFYNYEREMQVLDGMVPLEYKNYYQKNPDLKPFIIKPQRKKMRRYYQ